DNA from Magnolia sinica isolate HGM2019 chromosome 19, MsV1, whole genome shotgun sequence:
CTTGGCAGATTGATAATGCTGCCACAAGAAGCGGACAAAGCAAGTAATATTAAACCTAACATAAGAAGCATGACTAGTCTATAGAGACAAGATAAAGACCTCAGATATACCCAAAAAAATTGATGATAGGAgccttgtgtaggccatcaaggttGATATATCGAACTCTAATAGATCCATGCATCCTGAGTTGTGAGCAAGCATTGAACAGTTTTCTTCCAGAGGAAGAATTGCTCAGTCATAAAATCGTAAAAATAGGGTGCTTACAAAACTGAAAGAACATAACCATATTTCGACATGATTTCAATGGAGGCTAGCAACAAAAGGTAAATCAAAAGATCAAGAGTGGGGAAAAGCAGGTAACAAGGCTCATGTATGAAAAATTCTGCCACTCCACTATGCTTTTCGGACCTTCCATCAAGGAATGTGCAAATCTACATGGAATTTTGTCAACTCATGACACAACCAATTTCACTAATACACTCCCATGCATGCCCAAACATATAAACTCCTACATGCACATGCACTAACACACTGAACACATTGACTATTGTTTATGCAAACTCTTTATCCCCACCGTGCTCACTATATAGGCGTGGGGATACCATACAAACAAAATGAGAGAACTCTTTTAAGTTCTATCCTTATCCTGTGTTCAACGAAAATCTCATGGGATAATGTACTCAAGGCTAACTAATTTTCCCGACTCTGGGAAGACAGTCATCAAGCATGTTTCTAGACGGATTTGGGAATTGGGATAACTTACCTCTTATATGGTTGTGAAGATGAGGAACATGATTATCCCTTCCTGGCCAAAGAAAGAAATCATGAAGAATGGACAGAAAGGGAGGTATGAATGATTTTATACATCTTCCTGCAATTTTGAAACAAACTCAACGAGAGGATAAAACTAGAGCTGCAAAATCCTAGCAGAGGAAAAGGAATTGCTTCCAATAACTTCAACTGGACATACAACGATGTTTAAAATGTTTTACATGCTTTTAGCCCAGTCAACATTCACGCAGTTAGTCCTAAAAGAAAGATGAACTATTGTGCTAATTTAGCAGAGGGTAAAGAATAACAGAGAGAAAAGGGAGTAAAGGAGAGCTATATTGAAGTGGATTATTACAATAAGGTGTGTCCCTTATCATTTGAAAGAATTTAACTACCCCACGAGATGGACTGGCTAGAATCTCTCCTGACCTGGGAGAATTTTCAAGAAATCTTCATCCGTGTTAGCATCCATCAGGTCAACGGATCCTGCAAAGAAGCACATAACGCTTCTTGATTAATTCAAAACAAGTTTTCCTTCCTCTAGAGAGTAACATCAGCATGAAATTGTCTCAAAGGGGATTAATTTGAGTGAGATGGAGAAATGTAGACAAGATGGGAACAGGACTCACACGAGGGAGATGGACAATGGTCCTTGACACAAATGTGAAAATGTGGCACTTGTAtgagatctagaccattcatcaagtgtggACCACCATAAACAAAAACTTAGGCAAGCCCACCAATCGAGCAGACCACATGTATGTTACATTGTGAGCATTCGAATGGCCTATTTTTTCTAACAAAACTTGTGACCGAACTGATGAGTGAACCAGCCCAATTTTTAGGCCAGAAGTACACTAACCATAGGGCACAATAGACAAATGGCCTGGATCAGGCATGTGGGCCACATTACCAAGTGCTCAGCGAAGCAGAAGCCTCTTCATGTCAACCAAACTATACCTTTAGCAGGGCACTAATAACATAGGTAGACCATCAAGGATTTTTGCTAGCAATTGATCTGCTTGAAATGAATTCTTATTGTTTTTAATAACTACAAACCATCTTGAAACAAGAAGAGAACCAGAGTTATCAATTTCTAACAGCATATAGTCATTTCACATGATTTTCAACAACTAGCAAGAAATATAAAGCAATGCAGTGTAGTGATTTCTCTATCAAGATTTCTTAATCCCACATCTACAACTATGCATGGGACATCTGAGTCGTGCATAAGTTGGGCTGCACCATGCAGATGAGAAGGAGCAAACATCAAGCTGGTACACCAACGAATAACAAGGGATATCGTGAATTGAAACAAAAACACAATATATGTTTTCACAGTGCAATATCTACACAATGCTACTTATCTACAAAGCGACATGAAAAACACCACATCAGTTGAAAAATCTACTCCTATCCCAACATACCAGAGTATACTCATACTGGAACTGGAATTCCTGTTTCAAGCATTGTTCCGCCTCCAAAAACAATGTCTCCTCAGAACATCAAAACTGCCACCCCGTGATCTTCAACAAAGCCGACAGAACGCGCAGGACCGACTTCAGAATTGACAAATATTCCTTGGCCCCCACATCAAAATCTGAAAAGGATAATGAGTCTTTCAGCTCAGATACCTCTGTTCGAATCTCAGATAATGTCGACGCCAATTCTAATGACCGTCGGGAAGCACGCTCAAGGTAATACCGGCGGGCAAAATTCAGCCGCCCCAAGTTTGAAATCCTCAATTCAAGCATGGTGCAGACAGCCGCAACAATATTTCTCGTCTGCTCAAGGAAGTGCTGGAGCTTTTCACACAAATCCCTCAAGTCTGAGATTGAACAACGCTCAGAGACTGCTCCTGCTGAAGAAAACTGAAAGCATGAGCAATTCGAATGATCAAAAGCCGAAAATCAATCATGGGTGAGTGAATAAATACA
Protein-coding regions in this window:
- the LOC131234367 gene encoding uncharacterized protein LOC131234367 isoform X3; amino-acid sequence: MENASGKMPADSRGVKRPLAELEAGAVSERCSISDLRDLCEKLQHFLEQTRNIVAAVCTMLELRISNLGRLNFARRYYLERASRRSLELASTLSEIRTEITGWQF
- the LOC131234367 gene encoding uncharacterized protein LOC131234367 isoform X1, encoding MENASGKMPADSRGVKRPLAELEAGAVSERCSISDLRDLCEKLQHFLEQTRNIVAAVCTMLELRISNLGRLNFARRYYLERASRRSLELASTLSEIRTEVSELKDSLSFSDFDVGAKEYLSILKSVLRVLSALLKITGWQF
- the LOC131234367 gene encoding uncharacterized protein LOC131234367 isoform X2 is translated as MENASGKMPADSRGVKRPLAELEGAVSERCSISDLRDLCEKLQHFLEQTRNIVAAVCTMLELRISNLGRLNFARRYYLERASRRSLELASTLSEIRTEVSELKDSLSFSDFDVGAKEYLSILKSVLRVLSALLKITGWQF